A window of Verrucomicrobia bacterium CG1_02_43_26 contains these coding sequences:
- a CDS encoding SUF system NifU family Fe-S cluster assembly protein: MDNHISDLYQEIILDHNKHPCNAHKMCDCSHCADGHNPLCGDQVTVYVKLENDKIEDISFVGQGCAIFKASASLMTLYLKGKTLPEAVSLMEKVNTILTSEEEPDVDNEDLGDLVALLGVRRFPVRVKCATLPWHAFKAAIEGDKEVSTES, encoded by the coding sequence ATGGATAATCATATTTCAGATCTTTATCAGGAAATCATCCTCGATCATAATAAGCACCCGTGTAATGCCCACAAAATGTGTGATTGCAGCCACTGTGCGGACGGGCATAACCCGCTTTGTGGAGACCAGGTCACTGTTTATGTGAAGCTGGAGAATGATAAAATTGAAGACATCAGCTTTGTGGGGCAAGGTTGCGCCATCTTTAAGGCTTCTGCATCATTAATGACCCTTTACCTCAAAGGGAAAACCCTTCCGGAAGCCGTCTCATTGATGGAAAAGGTAAATACTATTCTCACATCTGAAGAAGAGCCAGATGTTGATAATGAGGATCTGGGGGATCTTGTAGCGCTCCTTGGCGTGAGGCGTTTCCCTGTGCGCGTTAAGTGCGCAACACTCCCTTGGCACGCTTTCAAAGCTGCCATTGAAGGAGATAAAGAAGTCTCTACAGAGAGCTAA
- a CDS encoding cysteine sulfinate desulfinase: MSANCHQKTPFSVESVRQDFPILSTVVKNKPLVYLDNAATAQKPAYVIDAISHYYQAENSNVHRGVHYLAEKATNAYENARKTIARALNAAQEQEIIFTRQTTEAINLVVQSWGRTNLSEGDEVIITVMEHHANIVPWQILAAEKGFRIRVAPMTDAGELMMDEFEKLFNDRTKFVSVTHASNSLGTINPVRSIIKLAHDRDIPVLLDGAQSIVHFPIDVQELDCDFFAFSGHKLYGPTGIGILYAKRKHLDNMPPYQGGGDMIEKVTFEKTTFRAPPMRFEAGTPNIAGAIGLAKAFEYLAQFDPQELLAHEQKLHDYATEKLKSIDHLRLIGTAKEKVSVVSFVLDNVHPHDIGTFLNEEGIAIRVGHHCNQPLMQRLNLPSTARASFAFYNTIEEVDRLAAAVHKVAQFF, encoded by the coding sequence ATGTCTGCTAACTGTCATCAAAAAACTCCATTTTCGGTAGAATCTGTTCGCCAAGATTTCCCTATACTGAGCACTGTGGTTAAAAATAAGCCGTTGGTGTATTTGGACAATGCGGCAACCGCCCAAAAGCCGGCATATGTCATTGACGCCATTTCTCATTATTATCAGGCAGAAAACTCAAATGTCCATCGAGGTGTCCATTACTTGGCGGAGAAAGCAACGAATGCATATGAGAATGCTCGCAAAACGATTGCTAGGGCTCTCAATGCCGCTCAAGAGCAGGAAATCATTTTTACCCGCCAAACAACAGAGGCAATCAACCTGGTTGTGCAATCTTGGGGGCGTACCAATCTTTCTGAAGGAGATGAGGTTATTATCACGGTTATGGAGCACCATGCCAATATTGTTCCGTGGCAAATCTTGGCTGCGGAAAAGGGCTTCAGAATAAGGGTTGCCCCGATGACTGATGCGGGTGAGCTCATGATGGATGAATTTGAGAAATTGTTTAACGATCGCACGAAGTTCGTTTCTGTCACGCACGCTTCTAATTCTTTGGGCACGATTAACCCGGTTCGTTCTATTATTAAATTAGCCCACGATCGAGATATCCCAGTTTTGCTCGATGGCGCGCAATCGATAGTTCATTTCCCGATTGATGTGCAGGAGCTCGATTGTGATTTTTTTGCATTTTCCGGGCACAAACTATATGGTCCTACCGGTATTGGTATTCTTTACGCAAAACGTAAGCATTTGGATAATATGCCACCTTATCAGGGTGGGGGAGATATGATCGAAAAGGTCACGTTTGAAAAAACAACCTTTCGTGCGCCTCCGATGCGCTTTGAGGCCGGTACCCCTAATATTGCGGGAGCTATCGGGCTTGCCAAGGCATTTGAGTATTTGGCTCAATTTGACCCTCAAGAACTGTTGGCTCATGAACAGAAGTTACATGACTATGCAACGGAAAAACTGAAATCAATCGACCATTTGCGCCTGATCGGAACCGCTAAAGAAAAAGTCTCCGTTGTTTCTTTTGTGTTAGACAATGTTCACCCACATGATATCGGTACATTTCTTAATGAAGAGGGCATCGCAATCCGTGTTGGCCATCATTGCAACCAGCCCCTTATGCAACGGCTTAATCTTCCCAGTACCGCGCGCGCTTCATTTGCGTTTTACAACACCATTGAAGAGGTGGATAGACTTGCGGCCGCGGTTCATAAAGTAGCACAATTTTTTTAA
- a CDS encoding succinate-semialdehyde dehydrogenase (in Escherichia coli this enzyme appears to be an NAD+/NADP+-dependent succinate semialdehyde dehydrogenase): MPIQSINPKNGTPIKEYPELHINEINALLDKSWQAFEGWKRLQLKDRTECFRSLAMILRTNALEYGELMANEMGKPIDQGIQEVEKCAWCCEYYVQNAPLMLKDEFVSTEAQSSFITYQPLGVIFAIMPWNFPFWQVFRAAVPALMAGNAMVLKHSSLVPGCALKIERIFQEAGFPEGLFRSLLIENDKASAVLSNKNVRAVTFTGSTEAGAIVASNAGMQLKKIVLELGGSDPYLILEDADIAKAARLCAKARMLNSGQSCIAAKRFIVINSVKKNFENFFVEEMRAYTPGNPLEEGTQLGPLASTKLRDQLHKQVQGSIHKGAKLLLGGTLPEGNGAYYPATILTDVTKGMPAFDEELFGPVAAVISAKDEAQAIRMANDTSFGLGAAVFTKDIERGRRIARDELEAGSCFVNDFVKSDPRLPFGGIKRSGYGRELSSFGIHEFVNIKTVVVK; encoded by the coding sequence ATGCCCATACAGAGTATTAACCCCAAAAATGGTACACCAATAAAAGAGTACCCAGAGCTTCATATTAATGAAATAAATGCTTTATTAGATAAGTCCTGGCAGGCTTTTGAGGGCTGGAAGCGGCTTCAGTTAAAGGACAGGACAGAGTGCTTTAGGAGTTTGGCTATGATTCTTCGTACAAACGCCCTTGAGTATGGGGAGTTAATGGCAAACGAGATGGGTAAACCCATTGATCAAGGCATCCAGGAAGTCGAAAAATGCGCCTGGTGCTGCGAGTATTATGTGCAAAATGCACCCTTAATGTTAAAAGACGAATTTGTTAGTACAGAAGCGCAATCCAGTTTTATTACGTATCAGCCATTGGGCGTAATCTTTGCCATTATGCCTTGGAATTTCCCCTTCTGGCAGGTGTTTCGTGCCGCTGTCCCCGCGCTCATGGCCGGAAACGCAATGGTATTAAAGCATAGTAGCTTAGTTCCGGGGTGTGCCCTCAAAATTGAGCGTATATTTCAAGAAGCTGGGTTTCCTGAAGGGCTATTTCGGTCTTTGTTAATAGAAAATGATAAAGCATCAGCCGTCCTTTCAAACAAAAATGTACGAGCCGTCACGTTCACCGGAAGCACAGAAGCGGGTGCCATTGTAGCGTCTAACGCAGGCATGCAGCTTAAGAAGATTGTTTTAGAACTAGGCGGAAGCGATCCTTATCTCATTTTAGAAGATGCTGATATCGCCAAGGCGGCTCGATTGTGCGCGAAAGCCCGGATGCTCAATTCCGGTCAAAGTTGCATTGCCGCAAAACGTTTTATTGTAATAAACTCCGTTAAAAAGAATTTTGAGAATTTCTTCGTGGAAGAGATGCGCGCGTATACTCCGGGGAATCCGCTAGAAGAGGGAACCCAATTAGGCCCGCTGGCGAGTACAAAACTGCGAGACCAACTGCATAAACAAGTACAAGGCAGCATTCATAAAGGTGCCAAATTATTGCTTGGAGGCACCCTTCCGGAGGGGAATGGAGCTTATTACCCGGCTACGATCTTGACAGATGTCACAAAGGGCATGCCTGCATTTGATGAAGAACTGTTTGGGCCTGTCGCTGCCGTCATTTCTGCTAAAGATGAAGCCCAAGCGATCCGCATGGCCAACGATACCTCATTCGGATTAGGAGCCGCGGTGTTTACTAAGGATATTGAGCGTGGTCGCAGGATAGCAAGAGATGAACTGGAAGCTGGTTCTTGTTTTGTAAACGATTTTGTGAAGTCAGACCCCCGGCTTCCCTTTGGCGGCATTAAACGATCCGGCTATGGCCGAGAGTTATCATCTTTCGGCATCCATGAATTTGTAAATATTAAGACAGTTGTTGTAAAATGA
- a CDS encoding glycine dehydrogenase produces the protein MHKNNVSKREESRHYIPASEKDIQDMLDALNLDSLEALFAHLPSGALFGEAYDLPEEQSYDDVKAIMEQISKMNTQCVSFLGDGLPVYKTHPIVAHIAQNANLATAYTPYQPERSQGTLISHWIYQCLMSSLTGFEAINTSLYDRATALYEAICCALRMKPNADTVLLSSGLLPQDLEVVRSLVQHTGIHLKMVPLKKQTGLLDFDALYDLLDGNEEKIAAIAFPQINHFGLLEDVNTVTDIADDYDVKSIAVVDPALLATGGLRQPSTFGQKGANILVGEGQHLAIGPNFGGPGLGVFGVRYNEDCKNDVRQTPGRFVGKSKDVDNKECYTMVLSTREQHIRKDKATSNICSNQAFLATLAGAAILAKGEFGMSSSCLSGKDKAYNVASRIASIDGIYLAFPQSPFFNEFVVLLPEPAKKAIKKGQKQNLHIGVDISDRVGNMSENYLKISFSDLQTEADREQLIAFFEENYGKSAGTTYVPSIPPNYIRFGRVGIPQLSLEYIKDYYNQLGNMNISPKDTCYPLGSCTMKYNPLLNEYAANLPGFTNIHPQAPVEDVQGAMRILAEIQEWFKKITGLAAVTTQPVAGAQGELVALKMFQAYHKENSEETRDIVLIPKSAHGTNFASAAMAGYKHENIIGLDADKNTGCLDLKALDGVLAKYGERISGIMITNPNTSGIFETDFRKVADKIHALGGLVYMDGANLNAIAGWVNIAALGVDAIHSNLHKTWSIPHGGGGPGDAILAVSDKLADYLPGYQIIEKMGMYKPVRPRSSVGSFHRHWGNFAHKVRCYAYLLRLGKEGVKNMSATAVLASRYLFDKLSDSFEVIPASKNIPRMHEFIITLDANEFTQLEKQGFTKASLPGNIGKLFLDFGFHAPTVSFPDPLGLMIEPTESYTKAELDRFAEAVHFIRKIVKERPSLLLSAPHFMPIKRVDEVAANRNLVLSEKLTMLPEFKQGKFTLEQLAQMSIEAIYQQLMSLSA, from the coding sequence ATGCATAAAAATAATGTTTCAAAGAGGGAGGAGTCTCGGCATTATATACCTGCTTCCGAAAAAGACATTCAAGATATGCTGGATGCCCTTAATTTAGATTCTCTAGAGGCTCTTTTTGCACATCTTCCTAGCGGTGCTTTGTTTGGTGAAGCCTATGATCTCCCTGAAGAACAATCTTACGACGATGTAAAAGCTATCATGGAACAGATTTCTAAAATGAATACACAGTGTGTTTCATTTTTAGGAGATGGCTTACCGGTTTACAAGACACACCCGATTGTTGCTCATATCGCTCAAAACGCAAATTTGGCAACAGCGTACACTCCGTATCAGCCTGAAAGAAGCCAAGGAACTTTAATTAGCCACTGGATCTACCAGTGTTTGATGTCTTCCTTAACCGGATTTGAAGCTATCAACACATCTCTTTATGATAGGGCAACGGCGTTGTACGAAGCGATCTGTTGCGCCTTGCGGATGAAGCCAAATGCAGATACGGTATTACTGAGCTCGGGTCTTTTGCCGCAGGATCTGGAGGTTGTCCGTTCATTGGTGCAACACACTGGCATTCATTTGAAAATGGTGCCGCTTAAGAAACAAACAGGTCTTTTGGATTTCGATGCCTTGTATGATCTGCTTGATGGAAATGAAGAAAAAATCGCAGCAATCGCGTTTCCTCAAATTAACCATTTCGGACTTTTAGAAGACGTTAACACGGTCACTGATATAGCTGATGACTACGATGTTAAAAGTATCGCGGTAGTGGACCCGGCATTATTGGCTACAGGCGGTTTACGCCAGCCCTCCACGTTTGGCCAAAAAGGTGCGAATATACTTGTCGGGGAAGGGCAGCATTTGGCCATTGGCCCTAATTTTGGCGGCCCGGGATTGGGTGTTTTTGGAGTTCGTTATAACGAAGATTGTAAAAACGATGTGCGGCAAACTCCAGGGCGTTTTGTTGGCAAATCGAAGGATGTGGACAACAAAGAATGTTACACCATGGTTCTCTCTACCAGAGAGCAGCACATTCGAAAGGACAAAGCGACTTCTAATATTTGCTCAAATCAAGCTTTTCTGGCTACGTTAGCCGGTGCTGCTATTTTAGCAAAAGGAGAATTTGGTATGAGCTCATCTTGCCTTTCTGGTAAGGATAAGGCCTATAATGTCGCTAGCCGTATTGCATCGATTGATGGTATTTATTTGGCATTTCCACAGTCTCCTTTCTTTAATGAGTTTGTAGTCCTTCTCCCGGAGCCAGCAAAAAAGGCCATTAAGAAGGGGCAAAAGCAAAACCTTCATATTGGCGTGGATATTTCGGATCGGGTTGGTAACATGTCTGAAAACTATTTAAAGATATCGTTCTCCGATTTACAGACAGAGGCAGACCGTGAGCAATTGATTGCCTTTTTCGAGGAAAATTATGGAAAGTCAGCAGGCACTACATACGTTCCTTCTATCCCGCCAAACTATATCCGTTTTGGAAGAGTAGGTATACCGCAATTGTCTTTAGAGTATATCAAGGATTATTATAACCAATTGGGTAATATGAATATTAGCCCAAAGGATACCTGCTATCCCTTAGGTTCTTGTACCATGAAGTACAATCCTTTGTTAAATGAATATGCAGCTAATCTGCCTGGCTTTACAAATATTCACCCGCAAGCACCTGTCGAGGATGTTCAGGGAGCGATGCGTATTCTAGCAGAGATACAAGAGTGGTTTAAGAAAATCACAGGATTGGCAGCCGTTACCACACAACCCGTTGCGGGCGCTCAGGGCGAGCTGGTTGCCTTGAAGATGTTTCAGGCTTATCATAAGGAGAACAGTGAAGAGACGCGTGATATTGTCCTCATCCCCAAATCCGCCCATGGTACCAATTTTGCTAGCGCTGCTATGGCTGGCTACAAGCACGAAAATATTATTGGCTTGGATGCGGATAAAAATACAGGCTGCTTAGATCTTAAGGCTCTGGACGGTGTTCTTGCTAAATATGGTGAGCGGATTTCCGGAATAATGATTACGAACCCAAATACCTCAGGGATCTTTGAGACGGACTTTAGAAAAGTTGCAGACAAAATTCATGCTCTTGGGGGTCTTGTCTATATGGACGGTGCGAATTTAAACGCCATTGCCGGTTGGGTTAATATAGCCGCTCTCGGTGTTGATGCCATTCATAGCAATCTTCATAAAACATGGTCCATCCCTCATGGTGGCGGAGGACCGGGTGACGCTATTCTAGCAGTCAGTGATAAGTTGGCGGATTACTTGCCTGGCTACCAAATTATTGAGAAAATGGGTATGTACAAGCCCGTGCGGCCGAGATCGAGCGTTGGCTCTTTTCACCGCCATTGGGGTAATTTTGCTCATAAAGTGCGCTGTTATGCCTATTTGCTCCGTTTAGGGAAAGAAGGCGTTAAGAATATGTCCGCTACAGCGGTTCTCGCATCCCGTTATTTATTTGATAAACTCAGTGATTCATTTGAGGTTATTCCCGCAAGCAAGAACATACCTCGCATGCACGAGTTTATCATTACCTTGGATGCCAACGAATTTACGCAACTGGAAAAACAAGGTTTTACCAAAGCGTCCCTGCCGGGTAATATAGGAAAACTCTTCCTGGATTTTGGTTTTCATGCGCCTACGGTATCCTTTCCGGATCCTCTCGGTTTAATGATAGAGCCGACTGAAAGTTATACTAAGGCGGAACTGGATCGTTTCGCTGAAGCTGTTCACTTCATCCGTAAAATTGTTAAAGAACGCCCTTCGTTGCTGCTTTCAGCTCCTCATTTTATGCCGATTAAACGCGTTGATGAAGTTGCAGCAAATCGCAACTTGGTGTTGAGTGAAAAGTTGACAATGTTACCGGAATTTAAGCAGGGTAAGTTTACCTTAGAACAACTTGCGCAAATGTCGATTGAGGCTATTTACCAACAGCTCATGAGTCTATCGGCTTAG